Below is a genomic region from Fusobacterium canifelinum.
TTTCTAATGTTCTATTGCTTATTTCACCATTAGCTATGGCAATCATTTTAACTTCTTCACCCTTTATTTCATGTAAAACAATTTCAAAAGATGGACCTAAGGTTTTTCCTAAAAAATTAACCAATACCTTATATTGATTTAACAATTCATTTTTCATTTTTCCCCCAATTAGCGATATAAAAAAGCTCATCACTTATTTTTATATAGATTATTTATATAATTTTTATTGACAATATTTTATCATAGTGCTAAAATATTTTCAATTAGAGAATAATATTTATTTTTATTATGAAATATATTTTTTTAGAATAGTTTTTTCGTTTTAAAGATTAAAATATTATTAAATATAAAAGAGTGCTGTCCGCTAATCATTCATTGACAACCGGGGTACTATATAATTTAGGAGGTATATTATGAAAGAATATTTACTTGATGTTCCAGTACCACGCTCTTTTTCTTATGTTAAACGTAACATTCCTGAAGTGACAGTTGAACAAAGGGAACGTGCATTAAAAGCAACTCACTATAATGAATTTGCTTTCCCTGCTGGAATGCTAACAGTGGATATGTTATCAGATTCAGGAACTACTGCTATGACAGATCAACAATGGTCTGCTATGTTCCTAGGCGATGAAGCTTATGGAAGAAACAAAGGTTACTATGTGTTACTTGATGCAATGAGAGACTGTTTTGAAAGAGGAGATAATCAAAAAAAGATTATTAACCTAGTTCGTACTGATTGCCAAGATATAGAAAAAATGATGAATGAAATGTATCTATGTGAATATGAAGGTGGACTCTTTAATGGAGGAGCTGCTCAACTTGAAAGACCTAATGCTTTCTTAATGCCACAAGGTCGTGCTGCAGAATCTATTCTATTTGAAATAGTTCGTAAGATACTTGCTGCTCGTGAACCAGGAAAAGTATTTACTATCCCATCTAATGGACACTTTGATACAACTGAAGGAAATATTAAACAAATGGGATCTGTACCTCGTAACTTATATAATAAAGAATTATTATATGAAGTTCCTGAAGGTGGACGTTATGAAAAAAATCCTTTCAAAGGGGATATGGATATAAATAAACTTCAACAACTTATTGATGCTGTTGGAATAGAAAATATACCAATGATTTATACAACAGTAACTAATAACACTATTTGTGGACAAGCAGTATCAATGAAAAGTATTCGTGAAACTGCAAAAATTGCCCATAAATATGAAATACCATTTATGCTAGATGCTGCAAGATGGGCAGAAAATTGTTACTTTATAAAAATGAATGAAGAAGGATATAGAGATAAATCTATAGCTGAAATTGCAAAAGAAATGTTCTCTTACTGTGATGGATTCACTGCTTCTCTTAAAAAAGATGGACATGCTAATATGGGAGGAATTTTAGCTTTCCGTGATAAAGGATATTTCTGGAAGAAATTCTCTGATTTCAATGAAGATGGAACAGTTAAAACAGATGTAGGAATCTTATTGAAAGTTAAACAAATATCTTCTTATGGTAATGACTCTTATGGAAGTATGTCAGGTCGTGATATTATGGCACTTGCTGCTGGACTTTATGAATGTTGCAACTTCAACTATTTGCAAGAAAGAGTTGAACAATGTAATTATTTAGCAGAAGGTTTCTATAAAGCAGGAGTTAAAGGTGTTGTTCTGCCAGCAGG
It encodes:
- a CDS encoding tryptophanase produces the protein MKEYLLDVPVPRSFSYVKRNIPEVTVEQRERALKATHYNEFAFPAGMLTVDMLSDSGTTAMTDQQWSAMFLGDEAYGRNKGYYVLLDAMRDCFERGDNQKKIINLVRTDCQDIEKMMNEMYLCEYEGGLFNGGAAQLERPNAFLMPQGRAAESILFEIVRKILAAREPGKVFTIPSNGHFDTTEGNIKQMGSVPRNLYNKELLYEVPEGGRYEKNPFKGDMDINKLQQLIDAVGIENIPMIYTTVTNNTICGQAVSMKSIRETAKIAHKYEIPFMLDAARWAENCYFIKMNEEGYRDKSIAEIAKEMFSYCDGFTASLKKDGHANMGGILAFRDKGYFWKKFSDFNEDGTVKTDVGILLKVKQISSYGNDSYGSMSGRDIMALAAGLYECCNFNYLQERVEQCNYLAEGFYKAGVKGVVLPAGGHGVYINMDEFFDGKRGHETFAGEGFSLELIRRYGIRVSELGDYSMEYDLKTPEQQAEVANVVRFAINRSVYSQEHLDYVIAAVKALYEDRESIPNMRIVSGHNLPMRHFHAFLEPYPNKEK